One window from the genome of Nicotiana tomentosiformis chromosome 5, ASM39032v3, whole genome shotgun sequence encodes:
- the LOC138892225 gene encoding uncharacterized protein encodes MNPRDLDGGRHYIKELLVIGDSDQLIHQVQGEWTTKNVEILPYLHCVKALCKKFTKIEFRKIPRRQNEFVDALATLSSMIQHPDKNYIDPIEIGIRDQHAYIIHVDDETNGKLWYYDVKRFLETREYPENATNGHKRVLRRLENHFFLNGEVPYRMTPDLGLLRCVDTAEETRLLEQIHAGICGPHINGFTLSKKILRTG; translated from the coding sequence ATGAATCCTCGGGATCTGGATGGCGGTCGACATTACATCAAAGAGCTTTTGGTCATAGGGGATTCTGATCAATTGATACAtcaagttcaaggagaatggactACCAAGAACGTCGAGATCCTTCCATACTTGCATTGTGTAAAAGCGttatgcaagaagttcacaaagatcgAGTTCAGGAAAATTCCCAGGAGGCAAAACGAGTTCGTCGATGCTCTTGCAACCTTATCATCGATGATTCAACATCCAGATAAGAATTACATAGACCCTATCGAGATTGGGATCAGGGATCAACATGCATACATTATTCATGTAGACGACGAGACAAATGGTAAACTGTGGTACTACGACGTCAAAAGGTTCCTCGAAACAAGAGAGTATCCAGAGAATGCTACTAATGGTCATAAGCGAGTGCTTAGAAGGCTGGAAAATCACTTTTTCCTCAACGGGGAAGTCCCATACAGGATGACCCCGGACTTGGGTCTGTTAAGATGTGTAGACACCGCTGAAGAAACCAGACTGCTAGAACAAATACACGCAGGAATATGCGGACCCCATATTAATGGCTTTACCTTGTCCAAGAAGATTTTAAGAACCGGATAA
- the LOC138892226 gene encoding uncharacterized protein, whose product MPARHKPPKFDIFYGRGDSYAHLRSYCDKLFGVGRNEKLRMKLLIRSLIGEALTWYTRQDSRNWRTWQDIAEDFMNRFRFNTEITLDRFVLVNLQKKPLESFLEYARQWRSKATRAKPPLDDSELTKYFIRAQEGIYFEKIMCMIGKKFPELVKMGDFLEEGIKSSKVQSMAALQEASKVIQ is encoded by the coding sequence ATGCCGGCAAGGCACAAGCCTCCAAAGTTTGATATCTTCTATGGGAGAGGTGATTCCTATGCGCACTTGAGATCCTACTGTGACAAGTTATTTGGAGTAGGAAGAAACGAGAAGTTGAGAATGAAGTTGTTGATTAGGAGCCTGATAGGGGAAGCACTTACTTGGTATACTCGACAAGATTCGCGAAACTGGAGGACATGGCAAGATATCGCGGAAGATTTCATGAATCGCTTTCGATTTAACACAGAAATTACCCTTGATAGGTTCGTATTGGTAAACTTGCAAAAGAAGCCGCTCGAATCATTCTTAGAATATGCACGTCAATGGAGATCAAAGGCCACCAGGGCAAAACCTCCATTGGACGATAGTGAATTGACTAAGTATTTCATTAGGGCTCAGGAAGGGATTTACTTTGAGAAAATAATGTGCATGATAGGTAAGAAATTCCCCGAACTGGTCAAAATGGGAGATTTCTTAGAGGAAGGTATAAAGTCGAGCAAGGTACAATCCATGGCCGCATTGCAAGAAGCTAGTAAAGTAATCCAATAA